Proteins co-encoded in one Cercospora beticola chromosome 7, complete sequence genomic window:
- the ASF1 gene encoding Histone chaperone asf1 (BUSCO:EOG09264COX), with the protein MATVSILNVSVRNNPAPFNAPYEFEITFECLEPLQKDLEWKLTYVGSATSSEHDQELDSLLVGPIPVGVNKFVFEAEAPRTEHIPSTDILGVTVILLSCSYDDREFVRVGYYVNNEYVDASMNDDPPAKPEIEKIRRTILAEKPRVTRFQIKWDSEESAPSEFPPEQPNVDNEEDDEAAYGAEEEEEEEEDATAAGALAEGEASATAKLPGEDAEMEGVENGKDDDEESNAGSEDLEAESEDDEDDEEEAEEEGDDMEMDDAPAENGAAQHGANNKLAGGSQQPHQAEMMVH; encoded by the exons ATGGCGACCGTGTCGATACTGAACGTCAGCGTGCGCAACAATCCTGCGCCATTCAACGCACCGTACGAATTCGAAATCACTTTTGAGTGTCTCGAGCCACTGCAAAAGGACCTGGAGTGGAAGCTGACCTACGTGGGCTCGGCCACATC TTCTGAACACGATCAAGAGCTCGACTCCCTTCTCGTCGGACCTATCCCAGTCGGAGTCAACAAGTTCGTGTTCGAAGCGGAAGCTCCACGAACAGAGCACATCCCCAGCACCGATATCCTCGGCGTCACCGTCATCCTGCTCTCCTGCTCCTACGACGACCGCGAATTCGTGCGTGTGGGCTACTATGTCAACAATGAATATGTCGACGCCTCCATGAACGATGACCCGCCAGCGAAGCCAGAAATCGAGAAGATTCGCCGAACCATTCTCGCCGAGAAGCCTCGTGTCACGCGCTTTCAGATCAAGTGGGACTCTGAGGAGAGCGCTCCTAGTGAGTTCCCGCCAGAGCAGCCAAACGTGGAcaacgaggaagacgacgaggcagCCTACGGtgccgaggaggaagaagaggaggaggaggatgccaCCGCGGCAGGAGCTCTTGCCGAGGGCGAGGCGAGCGCAACTGCCAAGCTTCCTGGCGAGGATGCTGAAATGGAAGGCGTGGAGAACGgcaaggacgacgatgaggagtcCAACGCCGGCAGTGAAGATCTCGAAGCAGagagcgaagacgatgaggatgacgaggaagaggctgaAGAGGAGGGTGACGACATGGAGATGGACGATGCACCCGCTGAGAATGGTGCTGCTCAACATGGTGCCAACAACAAGCTTGCAGGAGGATCTCAGCAACCACACCAGGCAGAGATGATGGTGCACTAG
- a CDS encoding uncharacterized protein (BUSCO:EOG09260931) produces MAHLLRGKQAGIQNDLSAGLQPDLFAVDDLARYGVNSQVSALAYDPVQSLLAVGTKSSQFGPGQIYIFGKGRIQAVLPAPARGASIQTLHFCAEKLVCLDSKHELSVYSIELKRLISSHSPLGAANVLCTDPMLDYAFLGMQSGEVVAYDMDREGPAPFKIPNLWQDVDPKARIATVVSLQLHPRDIGTLLIGYRQGAVIYSFKLNKALRHFQYEVPRGAPGGDSDPTGANIVRRPLLTHAVWHPTGTFIMTGHEDSSIVFWDTLKDGRMLMARTLTDTNVATPGATAGAMGDRGTFAVKEPLFKMSWCAHGQDPEDTMILVAGGQSTQAPSKGLTLFEMGRTPVYATSAWETFVTYFDAPKRQRILPTPPGSEVVDYCLIPRTSPHFAGAHDPIAIIALLSSGEMLTLSFPSGMPISPTNQLHLSLTFVHPYIHHITTSQIGRERWLGWTERRQLGPAMLTGGIEEPRQLRRFEDRNIVSAVHADGTIRLWDPGYGDEIENDKLVQVDVARAIGRWDNVQVTTTSFASASGELAAGLRSGEFVVFRWANNRHAGREPPAPKPSQPGAIVNIADNMDPGLSEGLGPHIMVDQKDGPVTAVCQSEIGFTAAAFEGGSVILIDLRGPAIILRTSVQDFAKSSRGGSLRRRSSAAGNKPEWATTLAFSIMVLDGDDYSSIALHVGTNLGNLATFKVIPDPSGRYTTQFAGHVALGDTRVMYTAPITADTGKPATATQTVMGNLRSGLKVNGALIAVTPTNVHIFKPATSKGAHKSFDNFFCDAAGVVRYQDQGYALLAMFGDGRARAYTIPSLRELASIDLSNINNTGTGVDIKRLGNAAIMPTGHILAFTGPSELALLHVFGTGETLPRRQDKLFSPERLIPPRPTISTVQWLTGTQYLTPSDMDILIGGPDRPPSKRMIAQAKAEEEQRRKAGRSATASANVGQQDEGYWAYMQRQLAERTEKLNLVGDNMEQLEQNSSNWLNDVNKFVNKQKRNAAGGIIKAKFGF; encoded by the exons ATGGCTCACCTGCTTCGAGGAAAGCAGGCGGGCATCCAGAATGATCTGAGCGCCGGCCTGCAACCCGATCTGTTCGCCGTTGACGATCTCGCACGGTATGGCGTCAATTCGCAAGTCTCAGCTTTGGCCTATGATCCGGTGCAGTCATTACTTGCAGTGGGCACGAAAAGCTCCCAATTCGGACCCGGTCAAATTTATATCTTTGGCAAAGGTCGAATCCAGGCAGTATTGCCTGCGCCAGCACGCGGGGCCAGCATACAGACATTGCACTTCTGTGCTGAGAAGCTCGTATGTCTGGATTCCAAGCATGAGCTGTCGGTCTATTCGATCGAATTGAAGAGGTTGATCAGCTCGCATTCCCCGCTGGGTGCTGCAAATGTGCTGTGCACCGATCCTATGCTGGATTATGCCTTTCTCGGGATGCAGTCCGGCGAAGTTGTGGCGTATGATATGGATCGAGAGGGTCCGGCACCTTTCAAGATTCCCAACTTGTGGCAGGATGTCGATCCCAAGGCCCGGATAGCGACCGTGGTCTCCTTGCAGCTTCATCCTCGCGACATTGGCACCTTGTTGATCGGCTATAGACAAGGCGCTGTGATTTACAGCTTCAAGCTCAATAAAGCGCTGAGACACTTCCAATATGAAGTACCTCGCGGAGCACCCGGAGGGGATAGCGATCCAACAGGAGCCAACATCGTTAGGCGGCCTCTCCTCACACACGCTGTCTGGCATCCCACTGGCACTTTCATTATGACCGGCCACGAAGACAGCTCAATCGTCTTCTGGGACACTCTCAAAGATGGCCGCATGCTGATGGCCAGGACCCTGACCGACACGAATGTTGCCACTCCCGGAGCCACAGCAGGCGCCATGGGCGATCGAGGTACCTTTGCTGTCAAGGAGCCACTCTTCAAAATGTCATGGTGTGCACATGGGCAGGATCCCGAAGACACCATGATACTTGTTGCCGGAGGTCAGTCTACCCAAGCGCCCAGCAAAGGCTTGACCTTGTTCGAGATGGGACGGACACCCGTCTATGCCACCAGCGCATGGGAAACGTTCGTTACATACTTCGACGCACCCAAGAGGCAGCGCATATTGCCGACACCGCCTGGATCGGAAGTCGTAGATTACTGCCTCATTCCTCGCACTTCGCCACACTTTGCTGGCGCACATGATCCCATTGCCATCATTGCCCTGCTGTCGTCTGGTGAGATGCTCACGCTTTCGTTTCCGTCCGGGATGCCCATCAGCCCCACGAATCAGCTTCACCTTTCCTTGACCTTTGTGCACCCATACATTCATCACATCACAACTTCACAGATAGGGCGCGAAAGATGGCTAGGCTGGACAGAGCGCAGGCAGCTAGGGCCCGCGATGCTCACTGGTGGCATTGAGGAGCCACGTCAGCTGCGCCGATTTGAAGATCGCAACATTGTTTCAGCCGTACACGCAGATGGAACGATCCGACTCTGGGATCCTGGATATGGCGATGAGATTGAAAACGACAAGCTAGTGCAGGTTGATGTCGCACGAGCAATCGGCAGATGGGACAACGTGCAGGTCACGACAACATCTTTTGCGAGTGCATCGGGAGAGCTCGCTGCTGGTCTTCGTAGCGGCGAATTCGTTGTATTCAGATGGGCAAACAACAGACATGCTGGGAGAGAACCGCCAGCACCAAAGCCGAGTCAGCCAGGTGCTATTGTCAACATTGCAGATAATATGGACCCTGGGTTGAGTGAAGGCCTAGGTCCGCACATCATGGTCGACCAGAAAGATGGCCCAGTGACTGCGGTCTGCCAAAGCGAGATCGGTTTTACAGCTGCCGCATTCGAAGGTGGAAGTGTTATCCTGATCGATCTGCGGGGACCTGCCATCATACTCAGGACCTCCGTACAAGACTTCGccaagagcagcagaggTGGCAGTCTGCGGCGACGATCTAGTGCCGCTGGCAATAAGCCGGAGTGGGCAACGACACTAGCATTCAGCATCATGGTACTAGATGGCGATGACTACAGCTCGATAGCATTGCATGTCGGGACAAACCTGGGCAACCTCGCAACGTTCAAGGTCATTCCAGACCCAAGTGGACGTTATACGACACAATTCGCGGGGCATGTTGCCTTGGGTGACACGAGAGTGATGTACACTGCCCCCATCACTGCTGACACTGGAAAGCCTGCGACGGCCACACAGACAGTCATGGGCAACTTGCGAAGTGGGCTTAAAGTCAATGGCGCTCTCATCGCCGTGACACCTACAAACGTCCACATCTTCAAGCCTGCGACGTCGAAAGGCGCTCACAAGTCATTCGACAACTTCTTCTGTGATGCAGCCGGCGTAGTGCGGTACCAAGACCAAGGATATGCCCTTCTTGCGATGTTTGGCGACGGGCGAGCTCGTGCGTACACTATTCCATCCCTCCGAGAGCTGGCTTCCATCGATCTGTCGAACATTAACAACACTGGCACTGGCGTCGACATCAAGCGGTTGGGTAACGCAGCTATCATGCCCACCGGTCATATCCTGGCTTTTACTGGTCCTTCAGAGCTGGCACTGCTCCACGTCTTTGGCACTGGCGAGACGCTACCACGAAGACAGGACAAGTTGTTCAGTCCTGAACGTTTGATCCCTCCTCGACCAACCATATCGACAGTTCAGTGGCTCACTGGTACACAGTATTTGACGCCATCCGACATGGACATCCTCATCGGTGGACCAGATCGCCCTCCGAGCAAGCGAATGATTGCGCAAGcgaaagcagaagaggagcagcgaCGAAAAGCCGGGCGTTCGGCCACAGCTTCTGCAAACGTCGGACAGCAGGACGAGGGATATTGGGCGTATATGCAGAGGCAGCTCGCGGAGAGGACGGAGAAGTTGAACTTGGTCGGAGACAACATGGAGCAGTTGGAGCAAAACAGCAGCAATTGGTTGAACGACGTGAACAAGTTTGTcaacaagcagaagaggaatgCTGCTGGAGGGA TCATCAAAGCCAAGTTTGGCTTCTGA
- a CDS encoding uncharacterized protein (CAZy:GH76): MRRALQAVAAALAVSRLAYAIQVTVGDSDSIKSATKTIAAEMVGYYHGAEPGLIPGELGDPYYWWETGGMFNALIDYWYYTGDTQFNAITKQGLLFQVGPDDNYMPPNQTKAEGNDDQYFWGCAVMTAAEVNFENPPDGETGWLGLAQGVFNSQAARWDSADCAGGLRWQIFTWNNGYDYKNTASNGGLFNLAARLGAYTGNNTYFEWAEKAWDWMDAVGLIGENFDVYDGTSIDDNCTGLDHTLWTYTAGMMLYGASVMWNSTEADASASSVSADEWKTRTQNLWNATARNYFTGTNNMIMQEVCEPTKNCNTDQQSFKAYLSRFMAISTKYAPFLYDQIRPYIEASAVAAGQQCSGGTSGNSCGLQWTQNTTYDGLTGVGEQMAALEIIGALMINEVAAPVSAKTGGTSQGDPNAGTGGDKDPADPVTPITTGDRAGAGILTFLALAGTLGGSYFLLSGA; the protein is encoded by the exons ATGCGTCGCGCTCTGCAAGCCGTGGCGGCAGCGCTGGCCGTCTCGCGACTGGCGTATGCTATCCAAGTCACTGTTGGCGACTCGGACAGCATCAAGAGCGCCACAAAGACAATCGCTGCGGAAATGGTTGGCTATTATCACGGCGCCGAACCTGGTCTAATTCCTGGAGAGTTGGGGGATCCTTACTACTGGTGGGAGAC AGGTGGAATGTTCAATGCTCTGATCGATTACTGGTATTACACGGGCGACACTCAGTTCAACGCCATCACGAAACAAGGCCTCCTCTTTCAAGTGGGCCCGGATGACAACTACATG CCACCAAACCAAACGAAAGCCGAGGGAAATGACGATCAATACTTTTGGGGCTGCGCGGTGATGACTGCAGCCGAAGTGAATTTCGAGAACCCACCCGATGGCGAAACGGGCTGGCTAGGATTGGCACAAGGCGTTTTCAATTCTCAGGCAGCTCGATGGGACTCTGCAGACTGTGCTGGAGGTCTGAGATGGCAGATCTTCACGTGGAACAACGGATACGATTACAAGAATACTGCTTCCAACGGAGGCCTATTCAATCTTGCGGCACGACTTGGGGCATACACCGGCAACAACACCTACTTCGAATGGGCAGAAAAGGCTTGGGATTGGATGGACGCGGTTGGCTTAATTGGAGAGAACTTCGACGTTTATGATGGCACGAGTATTGACGACAACTGCACGGGTTTGGATCACACACTCTGGACATACACCGCCGGCATGATGCTTTACGGGGCGTCTGTGATGTGGAACAGCACCGAGGCGGATGCATCTGCGTCATCAGTCAGCGCCGACGAATGGAAGACCCGAACGCAGAATCTTTGGAATGCTACCGCGCGCAACTATTTCACTGGCACGAACAACATGATCATGCAAGAGGTCTGCGAGCCCACTAAGAATTGCAACACCGATCAGCAATCGTTCAAGGCGTACTTGTCACGCTTCATGGCCATCAGTACCAAATATGCTCCTTTCCTGTATGACCAGATACGGCCATATATCGAGGCCAGTGCAGTAGCAGCAGGGCAGCAGTGTTCCGGTGGCACGAGCGGAAACTCTTGTGGTCTACAATGGACACAGAACACGACATACGATGGACTCACTGGTGTCGGAGAACAAATGGCTGCGCTCGAGATCATTGGAGCTCTCATGATCAACGAAGTTGCGGCGCCAGTGAGCGCGAAGACAGGAGGCACAAGTCAGGGGGATCCCAACGCGGGAACAG GTGGCGACAAGGATCCAGCAGACCCGGTGACTCCCATTACTACAGGCGACAGAGCTGGCGCGGGAATCCTGACGTTCCTCGCGTTGGCAGGAACTCTCGGAGGGTCGTA TTTTCTTTTATCAGGGGCATGA